A portion of the Ricinus communis isolate WT05 ecotype wild-type chromosome 10, ASM1957865v1, whole genome shotgun sequence genome contains these proteins:
- the LOC8263207 gene encoding auxin-responsive protein SAUR15: MLGKKMVSFKKLAKKVKVIGKGNGCEASQQECLLGGYEDESCLSTSTTPTGFFALYVGEERERFVVPTSFLNHPLFKMLLEKSFDELNGFEQKNRLVVPCSVSTFQEVVNAIGCCNGRFDFGDLVEEFI; encoded by the coding sequence ATGTTGGGCAAGAAGATGGTTTCTTTCAAGAAACTTGCCAAGAAGGTGAAGGTTATTGGTAAAGGTAATGGGTGTGAGGCATCACAACAAGAGTGTTTGCTTGGAGGATATGAGGATGAATCTTGTTTGAGTACCAGTACAACACCAACTGGTTTTTTTGCTCTATATGTAGGAGAGGAGAGGGAAAGATTTGTAGTTCCAACGAGTTTTCTCAATCATCCACTCTTCAAGATGCTGTTAGAGAAGTCATTCGATGAGTTAAATGGATTTGAACAAAAGAATAGGCTTGTTGTTCCATGTAGTGTATCCACATTTCAAGAAGTTGTAAATGCTATTGGATGTTGTAATGGTAGGTTTGATTTTGGAGATTTGGTTGaggaatttatttaa